From the genome of Yersinia enterocolitica, one region includes:
- a CDS encoding 4-phosphoerythronate dehydrogenase PdxB, which yields MKILVDENMPYADVLFRRLGEVQAVPGRPIPREALANADALMVRSVTKVNEALLQGTSIGFVGTATAGTDHVDDNWLQQQGIGFSAAPGCNAIAVVEYVFSALMMMAERDGFQLRDKTVGIIGVGNVGARLNTRLQALGVRTLLCDPPRADRGDNDTFWPLEKLVREADVLTFHTPLNKTGPYQSLHMADDELLAALPDGRILINACRGAVVDNAALLGALEKGKKLSVVLDVWEPEPELSLPLLGRIDIGTPHIAGYTLEGKARGTTQVFEAFSQHLGQPQSVELASLLPQPEFSHLRLNGALDEGKLKRLMHLVYDVRRDDAPLRHVAGIPGEFDRLRKHYQERREWSSLCVQCDDAASAELLQKLGFSTQLL from the coding sequence GTGAAAATCCTGGTTGATGAGAATATGCCGTACGCAGATGTGCTATTTCGGCGTTTAGGTGAGGTACAGGCAGTGCCGGGGCGGCCAATCCCCCGTGAAGCACTGGCTAATGCTGACGCACTGATGGTGCGCTCGGTTACCAAAGTGAATGAGGCGTTGCTGCAAGGTACGTCAATTGGCTTTGTGGGCACGGCAACCGCCGGTACCGACCATGTCGACGATAACTGGCTACAGCAACAGGGAATCGGTTTCTCCGCAGCTCCCGGTTGTAATGCCATTGCGGTTGTGGAATATGTTTTTTCCGCACTGATGATGATGGCCGAACGTGATGGTTTCCAATTGCGTGACAAAACTGTCGGTATTATTGGGGTGGGGAATGTCGGGGCCAGATTGAATACCAGGCTACAAGCCCTTGGTGTGCGGACTTTACTGTGCGATCCACCACGAGCAGACAGAGGTGATAACGACACTTTCTGGCCGCTGGAAAAACTGGTGCGAGAGGCAGATGTTCTCACTTTCCATACGCCGTTGAATAAAACCGGCCCTTATCAAAGCCTGCACATGGCGGACGATGAATTACTGGCAGCCTTGCCGGATGGCCGTATTCTGATTAATGCCTGCCGCGGAGCCGTGGTGGATAATGCCGCGCTGCTTGGTGCGTTGGAAAAAGGTAAAAAACTCAGCGTGGTTCTGGATGTATGGGAACCGGAACCGGAATTATCTTTGCCGCTGTTAGGGCGGATTGATATCGGGACGCCACATATCGCCGGCTATACGCTGGAAGGTAAAGCACGTGGTACCACACAAGTGTTTGAAGCTTTTAGTCAACATCTGGGGCAGCCGCAGTCGGTAGAGCTAGCTTCTTTATTGCCTCAACCGGAGTTTAGCCACTTGAGACTGAACGGTGCGTTGGATGAAGGCAAATTAAAACGATTGATGCACTTGGTGTATGATGTGCGCCGCGATGATGCGCCACTGCGCCATGTGGCCGGTATCCCCGGTGAGTTTGATCGGCTGCGTAAGCACTATCAGGAACGCCGTGAGTGGTCATCACTCTGCGTGCAGTGCGATGATGCTGCCAGTGCTGAACTGTTGCAGAAATTAGGCTTTAGTACACAGTTATTATAA
- a CDS encoding aspartate-semialdehyde dehydrogenase has translation MSDGWNIALLGATGAVGEALLELLNERQFPVGELYPLASERSAGASVRFNGKSLLVENVAEFDWSQAQLAFFVAGREASQLYAEEAANAGCLVIDSSGLFAMEPDVPLVVPSVNPQVLAEYRNRNIVAVADSLTSQLLTAIKPLTEQAGLSRVHVTALISASAHGKAAVDDLAGQSAKLLNGIPAEPSIFAKQLAFNVLPLLADEEGSVREERRLVDQVRKVLQDEGLPISVSCIQSPVFYGQAQVVHLEALRPISADEARSELENCEDIQLSEEDDYPTQVSDASGSEVLSIGCVRNDYGIPEVLQFWSVADNIRFGGALMAIETAEHLLQEQLY, from the coding sequence ATGTCTGACGGCTGGAATATTGCTCTGTTAGGAGCAACGGGCGCAGTAGGTGAAGCTTTGCTGGAGCTGTTAAATGAGCGCCAGTTCCCGGTTGGTGAATTGTATCCGCTGGCCAGCGAACGCAGCGCCGGTGCTTCTGTGCGCTTTAATGGTAAAAGTTTACTGGTTGAAAATGTTGCTGAATTTGACTGGTCTCAGGCGCAGTTAGCTTTCTTTGTTGCCGGGCGCGAAGCCTCACAACTCTATGCGGAAGAAGCGGCGAATGCCGGTTGCTTGGTTATCGACAGCAGTGGCCTGTTCGCGATGGAACCAGATGTACCGCTGGTGGTGCCAAGTGTGAATCCTCAGGTGCTGGCAGAATATCGCAATCGCAATATTGTGGCGGTAGCCGATAGCCTGACCAGCCAGTTGCTGACGGCGATTAAACCACTGACGGAACAGGCTGGCTTGTCCCGCGTGCATGTCACTGCATTGATTTCAGCCTCCGCCCATGGCAAGGCCGCTGTGGACGATCTGGCCGGTCAAAGTGCCAAGTTGTTAAATGGCATTCCTGCGGAGCCAAGTATCTTCGCCAAACAACTGGCATTTAACGTGTTGCCGTTGCTGGCTGATGAAGAGGGCAGTGTGCGTGAAGAGCGCCGTCTGGTTGATCAGGTGCGCAAAGTATTGCAAGACGAAGGTCTGCCTATCTCGGTGAGTTGCATTCAATCACCGGTATTTTACGGTCAGGCACAAGTGGTTCATCTGGAAGCCTTGCGCCCAATCTCCGCAGATGAAGCGCGCAGCGAACTGGAAAATTGCGAAGATATCCAATTATCTGAAGAGGATGATTATCCAACACAGGTCAGTGATGCCTCGGGCAGTGAGGTGCTGAGTATTGGTTGTGTGCGTAATGACTATGGCATTCCCGAAGTGTTGCAGTTCTGGTCAGTGGCCGACAACATTCGTTTTGGTGGCGCATTGATGGCGATTGAAACGGCGGAGCACCTGTTGCAGGAGCAACTGTACTGA
- a CDS encoding tRNA pseudouridine(38-40) synthase TruA encodes MSELELAQPQDIVAETAGIKIALGIEYNGSRYFGWQRQLEVASVQACLEAALSKVADESIGVFCAGRTDAGVHATGQVVHFVTSAVRKDAAWTMGVNSHLPPDIAVRWIKTVDDDFHARFSATARRYRYIIFNHRYRPAVLAQGVTHCYLPLDAEKMERAAQCLLGENDFTSFRAIQCQSRTPWRNVKHVKVTRHGAYIVVDIKANAFVHHMVRNIVGSLIEIGCGNQDVNWMAQLLALKDRSRAAATAKAEGLYLVAVDYPERFALPTAPMGPLFLADD; translated from the coding sequence ATGTCCGAACTCGAGTTGGCTCAGCCACAAGACATAGTGGCTGAAACGGCCGGTATAAAAATTGCGCTGGGTATTGAATATAACGGCAGCCGCTATTTCGGCTGGCAACGGCAGTTGGAGGTTGCCAGTGTGCAGGCTTGTTTGGAGGCTGCCTTGTCAAAAGTTGCCGATGAATCCATTGGCGTATTTTGTGCTGGGCGCACTGATGCTGGTGTACATGCCACCGGGCAGGTGGTGCATTTTGTCACCTCGGCGGTGCGTAAAGATGCCGCCTGGACGATGGGGGTCAATAGCCATTTACCTCCAGATATCGCCGTACGCTGGATAAAAACAGTGGATGACGATTTTCACGCCCGTTTCAGCGCTACTGCCCGCCGTTATCGCTATATCATCTTTAACCATCGCTATCGTCCAGCGGTGTTGGCGCAAGGGGTAACCCATTGCTACCTGCCGCTGGATGCTGAAAAAATGGAACGAGCGGCGCAATGTTTACTCGGCGAGAATGATTTTACCTCGTTTCGTGCGATACAGTGCCAGTCGCGTACCCCATGGCGAAATGTAAAACATGTCAAAGTTACCCGACATGGCGCGTATATCGTGGTAGATATCAAGGCCAACGCTTTTGTTCATCATATGGTGCGTAATATTGTTGGTAGCTTGATTGAGATTGGCTGTGGTAATCAGGATGTCAACTGGATGGCCCAGTTGCTGGCACTGAAAGACCGATCACGTGCTGCGGCAACAGCGAAAGCCGAAGGGTTGTATTTAGTCGCGGTTGATTACCCCGAACGCTTTGCGCTACCAACAGCGCCAATGGGACCCCTTTTTTTGGCAGACGACTGA
- a CDS encoding DedA family protein produces MEFIRFVIDFILHIDVHLAELVAQYGVWVYAILFLILFCETGLVVTPFLPGDSLLFVAGALAALPSNDINVHIMVALMVTAAILGDAINYTIGRVFGEKLFSNPDSKIFRRSYLEKTHQFYEKHGGKAIVLARFVPIIRTFAPFVAGMGKMSYRHFAAYNVIGALVWVLLFTYAGYLFGNVPIVQNNLKLLIVAIIVVSILPGVFEVWRHRRAQSRQKNQ; encoded by the coding sequence ATGGAATTTATACGTTTCGTTATTGATTTTATTTTGCATATTGATGTCCATCTGGCGGAGCTGGTGGCGCAGTATGGGGTTTGGGTTTACGCCATTTTATTCCTGATCTTATTCTGTGAAACTGGTCTGGTGGTGACGCCGTTCCTGCCAGGAGATTCTTTGCTGTTTGTGGCCGGTGCGTTGGCAGCATTACCGTCCAATGATATCAATGTGCACATTATGGTGGCACTGATGGTTACCGCCGCTATTTTGGGCGATGCTATTAACTACACCATTGGACGGGTGTTCGGAGAGAAACTATTCAGTAACCCGGACTCCAAAATTTTCCGCCGCAGCTATCTGGAAAAAACCCATCAGTTCTACGAAAAACATGGCGGTAAAGCGATTGTTTTGGCACGTTTTGTCCCGATTATCCGCACTTTTGCGCCGTTTGTCGCCGGAATGGGTAAAATGTCTTATCGCCACTTTGCGGCTTATAACGTGATTGGGGCGTTGGTATGGGTACTGTTATTCACCTATGCTGGTTATCTGTTTGGTAACGTACCTATCGTGCAGAACAATCTGAAATTGCTAATTGTTGCCATTATTGTGGTGTCAATTTTGCCGGGTGTATTTGAGGTATGGCGGCATCGGCGCGCGCAATCACGGCAAAAAAATCAGTAA
- a CDS encoding acetyl-CoA carboxylase carboxyltransferase subunit beta (catalyzes the carboxylation of acetyl-CoA to malonyl-CoA; forms a tetramer of AccA2D2 subunits), translating into MSWIERILNKSNITQTRKASIPEGVWTKCDSCGQVLYRAELERNLEVCPKCDHHMRMTARARLHMLLDAGSEVELGSELEPKDILKFKDSKKYKDRISAAQKDTGEKDALVAMKGTLQGMPIVAASFEFAFMGGSMASVVGARFVRAVEQALEDNCPLVCFSSSGGARMQEALMSLMQMAKTSAALAKMQERGLPYISVLTDPTMGGVSASLAMLGDINIAEPKALIGFAGPRVIEQTVREKLPPGFQRSEFLIEKGAIDMIVRRPVMRQTIASILSKLTHQPQPSVIESKADTAQADNQAEA; encoded by the coding sequence ATGAGCTGGATTGAACGAATTCTTAACAAAAGCAATATTACACAAACCCGTAAAGCGAGTATTCCTGAAGGGGTGTGGACGAAATGTGACAGTTGCGGTCAGGTGCTTTACCGTGCCGAGTTAGAGCGTAATCTAGAAGTTTGTCCTAAGTGTGATCACCATATGCGTATGACAGCCCGTGCACGGTTACATATGCTACTGGATGCAGGCAGTGAAGTTGAATTGGGTAGCGAACTGGAGCCGAAGGATATCCTGAAATTCAAGGATTCCAAAAAGTATAAAGATCGCATTTCTGCCGCACAAAAAGATACCGGCGAAAAAGACGCTTTGGTTGCCATGAAAGGGACCTTACAAGGGATGCCGATCGTTGCCGCTTCATTTGAATTTGCCTTTATGGGTGGGTCAATGGCGTCAGTGGTGGGTGCCCGTTTTGTGCGTGCAGTTGAGCAGGCGCTGGAAGATAATTGCCCGTTGGTGTGCTTCTCCTCCAGTGGTGGTGCTCGTATGCAGGAAGCATTGATGTCACTGATGCAGATGGCAAAAACCAGTGCTGCTCTGGCTAAAATGCAAGAGCGTGGCTTGCCGTACATTTCTGTGCTGACGGATCCTACCATGGGTGGTGTCTCCGCCAGTCTGGCAATGTTGGGTGATATCAATATCGCAGAACCAAAAGCCTTAATCGGTTTTGCTGGTCCACGGGTTATTGAGCAAACCGTTCGGGAAAAACTGCCGCCGGGCTTCCAGCGCAGTGAGTTCTTGATTGAAAAAGGCGCTATCGACATGATCGTTCGCCGCCCGGTGATGCGTCAGACAATTGCCAGCATCTTGTCTAAATTAACGCATCAGCCACAACCCAGTGTGATTGAGAGTAAAGCCGATACTGCTCAGGCGGATAATCAGGCCGAAGCCTGA
- a CDS encoding bifunctional tetrahydrofolate synthase/dihydrofolate synthase, translating to MKNHQIPQATSPLAAWLYYLERLHSQPIELGLERVKQVAERLDLLNPAPKVFTVAGTNGKGTTCCTLESILLAAGLRVGVYSSPHLLRYTERVRIQGQELSEAEHSHSFAQIEAGRAGISLTYFEFGTLSALQLFKQAKLDVVILEVGLGGRLDATNIVDSDVAAITSIAIDHTDWLGFDRESIGREKAGVFRAGKPAVVGEPDMPQSIADVAAQLGAQLYRRDDAWRFSQQQPGEKQENAWDWQCGNHHWTNLPLPNVPLANAATALAVLHYSGLPLSDKVIRQGLLAASLPGRFQVVSEQPLLILDVAHNPHAARYLTDRLARLPKHGKVRAVVGMLSDKDIGGTLACLSEQVDEWYCAPLEGPRGATAEQLAEHLELSRQFSDVETAWRQAMLDAKPQDVVIVCGSFHTVAHVMAVLDL from the coding sequence ATGAAAAACCATCAAATTCCCCAAGCCACGTCGCCTTTGGCCGCGTGGCTTTACTATCTTGAACGTTTGCACTCTCAACCAATCGAGTTGGGTCTGGAACGTGTTAAACAGGTTGCTGAGCGTTTGGATCTGCTTAACCCTGCCCCAAAAGTCTTCACCGTTGCCGGTACTAATGGCAAAGGCACCACCTGTTGTACCCTGGAATCAATTTTACTTGCAGCGGGTCTGCGGGTCGGGGTTTACAGCTCACCTCACCTTTTGCGTTACACCGAGCGAGTCCGTATTCAGGGGCAAGAACTGTCTGAGGCTGAACACAGCCACTCTTTTGCTCAAATTGAAGCCGGGCGCGCGGGTATATCACTGACTTACTTCGAATTTGGCACCTTATCTGCGCTGCAATTATTTAAGCAGGCTAAACTTGATGTAGTGATTCTGGAAGTGGGGCTGGGTGGACGTTTGGATGCGACCAATATAGTCGATTCTGATGTTGCGGCTATTACCAGTATTGCCATAGACCATACTGACTGGTTGGGCTTCGATCGAGAAAGCATTGGCCGCGAGAAGGCTGGTGTTTTCCGTGCGGGGAAACCTGCCGTGGTTGGCGAACCGGATATGCCGCAGTCGATTGCCGATGTTGCGGCGCAATTGGGGGCACAACTGTATCGCCGTGATGACGCATGGCGGTTTAGCCAACAACAGCCAGGTGAAAAACAAGAAAATGCCTGGGATTGGCAGTGTGGCAACCATCATTGGACCAATCTACCCTTACCAAACGTACCTTTGGCAAATGCGGCGACAGCTTTGGCCGTATTGCACTATTCTGGCCTGCCTTTAAGCGATAAGGTTATTCGCCAGGGCTTGTTGGCTGCCAGTTTGCCAGGGCGTTTTCAGGTTGTCAGTGAGCAACCACTGCTGATTTTGGATGTAGCCCATAACCCGCATGCAGCACGTTATCTCACCGACAGGCTGGCTCGATTGCCAAAACACGGTAAAGTACGGGCTGTGGTAGGTATGCTATCAGATAAAGATATCGGCGGGACGCTGGCCTGTTTATCTGAACAAGTCGATGAATGGTACTGCGCGCCGCTTGAAGGGCCGCGTGGGGCGACGGCGGAGCAATTAGCCGAGCATTTGGAGTTATCACGCCAGTTTAGCGATGTAGAAACGGCCTGGCGTCAGGCTATGTTGGATGCAAAACCACAGGATGTGGTTATTGTCTGTGGTTCTTTCCATACTGTCGCTCATGTGATGGCTGTATTGGATTTATGA
- a CDS encoding SPOR domain-containing protein: MASKFQNRLVGTIILVALGVIVLPGLLDGKKKHYEDEFAAIPLVPKPGDSQEIDAVGPVSQPLPIAPPEGAAQAVDVPKDDSASQAANDAGNPPSEPTIVAPPVIQSKPVEVKPVEKKPVEVKPLPVEKKPQEVKPKPEVKPDVQPETKPVTEEKAPVGQAYVVQLGALKNAAKVNEIVATLRLSGHRAFTVPTTPVQGQITRVYVGPDASKQKLQSALPELNSLSGLNGQVKPYGTAR; this comes from the coding sequence GTGGCAAGTAAGTTCCAGAACCGTTTAGTCGGGACCATAATTCTGGTGGCGTTAGGCGTGATTGTGCTGCCGGGGCTACTGGATGGTAAAAAGAAGCATTATGAGGATGAGTTCGCCGCTATCCCATTAGTGCCAAAACCAGGTGATAGTCAGGAGATCGATGCGGTTGGTCCGGTCAGTCAACCTCTGCCTATTGCTCCACCGGAAGGTGCGGCGCAAGCCGTGGATGTCCCCAAAGATGATTCCGCCTCTCAGGCTGCTAATGATGCTGGTAACCCTCCGTCTGAACCGACTATCGTGGCACCGCCAGTGATACAGAGTAAGCCGGTTGAGGTGAAACCTGTTGAGAAGAAACCGGTTGAGGTCAAACCGCTACCGGTAGAGAAAAAACCGCAGGAAGTAAAACCTAAACCTGAGGTTAAACCGGACGTTCAGCCGGAAACTAAACCGGTCACAGAAGAAAAAGCACCGGTAGGGCAGGCTTATGTCGTCCAACTGGGCGCGTTGAAAAACGCAGCTAAAGTGAATGAAATCGTGGCGACGCTGCGCTTGTCAGGTCATCGGGCGTTTACGGTGCCTACAACGCCGGTTCAAGGCCAAATAACCCGTGTGTATGTCGGGCCAGATGCGTCAAAACAAAAATTGCAATCTGCGCTGCCAGAGCTTAATTCATTAAGCGGCCTGAATGGGCAAGTTAAGCCCTATGGCACGGCGCGTTAA
- a CDS encoding colicin V production protein (membrane protein required for colicin V production), giving the protein MVWIDYVIIGIIGFSALVSLIRGFVREALSLVTWGCAFFVASHFYTYLAVYFTRFEDEVVRNGIAIGILFIATLIVGAIVNYVIGSLVERTGLSGTDRVLGVCFGALRGVLIVSAMLFFLDTFTGFSQSVDWKQSQLIPQFSYIIRWFFDYLQSTSSFLPNQLPIRSGL; this is encoded by the coding sequence ATGGTCTGGATTGATTACGTCATTATAGGGATTATCGGATTTTCTGCATTGGTCAGCTTAATCCGGGGTTTTGTCCGTGAAGCATTGTCACTTGTAACATGGGGATGTGCGTTTTTTGTTGCCAGCCATTTTTACACTTACCTTGCTGTCTATTTCACGCGTTTTGAAGATGAAGTAGTTCGCAACGGAATTGCCATCGGCATTTTGTTCATCGCGACATTGATCGTCGGGGCTATTGTTAACTATGTGATTGGTTCGTTGGTTGAACGTACTGGTTTATCAGGAACTGACAGGGTGCTGGGTGTCTGTTTTGGCGCGCTGCGAGGTGTTCTGATAGTCTCTGCCATGCTGTTCTTTCTGGATACGTTTACCGGCTTCTCACAGAGTGTTGACTGGAAACAGTCACAATTAATCCCGCAGTTCAGTTATATAATCAGGTGGTTCTTTGACTACCTGCAGAGCACGTCGAGTTTCTTACCGAATCAATTACCGATTCGGAGCGGCTTATGA
- a CDS encoding amidophosphoribosyltransferase, with the protein MCGIVGIAGFAPVNQSIYDALTVLQHRGQDAAGIVTIDAHNGFRLRKANGLVKDVFETRHMLRLQGNMGIGHVRYPTAGSSSASEAQPFYVNSPFGITLAHNGNLTNAHQLRKKLFEVSRRHVNTTSDSEILLNIFASELDRFQHYPLESDNIFAAVAATHQLIRGAYACVAMIIGHGMVAFRDPNGIRPLVIGKRTLVDGRNEYMVASESVALDTLGFEFLRDVAPGEAVYITEKGQLFTRQCAENPKYNPCLFEYVYFARPDSFMDKISVYSARVRMGQKLGAKIAKQWEDLDIDVVIPIPETSCDIALEIARILDKPYRQGFVKNRYVGRTFIMPGQQERRKSVRRKLNANRAEFRDKNVLLVDDSIVRGTTSEQIVEMAREAGAKKVYFASAAPEIRFPNVYGIDMPSANELIAHGREVDEIRQLIGADALIFQDLSDLIEAVREDNPDITQFECSVFNGVYVTKDVDQSYLEYLESLRNDDAQALRNHNEAENLEMHNEG; encoded by the coding sequence ATGTGCGGTATTGTCGGTATCGCCGGTTTTGCACCGGTAAACCAGTCGATTTATGATGCGCTGACGGTGCTTCAGCACCGAGGCCAGGATGCTGCGGGCATCGTTACCATTGATGCCCATAATGGGTTCCGGCTGCGTAAAGCAAACGGCTTGGTGAAGGATGTATTTGAAACCCGGCATATGCTGCGCTTACAGGGGAATATGGGTATTGGCCATGTTCGTTACCCGACGGCTGGCAGTTCCAGTGCTTCCGAGGCTCAGCCTTTCTACGTTAACTCACCGTTTGGCATCACTCTCGCTCATAACGGTAATCTGACTAACGCTCACCAACTGAGAAAGAAATTATTCGAAGTTTCTCGCCGTCATGTGAACACCACTTCTGACTCGGAAATTTTGCTGAATATTTTTGCCAGTGAATTGGACCGTTTCCAACATTATCCATTGGAATCAGACAATATTTTTGCTGCTGTTGCCGCAACACATCAGTTGATCCGTGGGGCATACGCTTGTGTTGCGATGATTATCGGCCACGGGATGGTCGCGTTCCGTGACCCTAACGGTATTCGCCCGCTGGTTATTGGTAAACGCACGTTAGTTGATGGCCGCAATGAATATATGGTCGCTTCTGAAAGTGTGGCATTGGATACCCTTGGCTTTGAATTCCTGCGGGATGTTGCGCCGGGCGAAGCTGTGTATATCACGGAAAAAGGCCAGTTGTTTACCCGCCAGTGTGCTGAAAATCCGAAATACAATCCGTGCTTGTTTGAGTATGTGTATTTTGCTCGCCCAGACTCCTTTATGGATAAAATTTCTGTTTACAGTGCGCGCGTGCGCATGGGCCAGAAGTTGGGTGCCAAAATTGCCAAGCAGTGGGAAGATCTGGATATTGATGTTGTCATTCCTATCCCGGAAACATCTTGCGATATCGCGCTGGAAATCGCCCGTATTCTAGATAAACCGTACCGCCAGGGGTTTGTGAAAAACCGTTATGTTGGCCGTACCTTTATCATGCCGGGTCAGCAGGAACGTCGTAAATCTGTGCGCCGTAAACTGAATGCCAACCGCGCAGAGTTCCGTGATAAGAACGTCTTATTAGTGGATGACTCTATCGTGCGTGGCACCACATCAGAACAGATTGTCGAGATGGCGCGTGAGGCTGGGGCGAAGAAGGTCTATTTCGCCTCTGCGGCACCGGAAATTCGTTTCCCGAATGTGTATGGCATTGATATGCCAAGTGCGAACGAATTGATTGCCCATGGTCGTGAAGTGGATGAAATCCGCCAGTTGATTGGTGCCGATGCACTGATTTTCCAGGACCTTAGCGATCTTATCGAGGCAGTACGCGAAGATAACCCAGACATCACCCAGTTTGAGTGCTCGGTCTTTAACGGCGTTTATGTGACTAAAGATGTCGATCAGAGCTATCTGGAATATCTTGAATCGTTACGTAACGATGATGCGCAGGCATTACGTAATCATAACGAAGCCGAGAATCTGGAGATGCATAACGAAGGGTAA